The genomic DNA GTCGGGACGGCCGCTGGAACTGGGCGACCTGTCGCGGGTGCCTGCCCTGGTGGCGTCGTGGCTGCCCGGCACCGAGGGCGCGGGGGTGGCCGACCCGCTGTTCGGCGCAGTGCCGTACACGGGGCGGTTGCCGTTCACCTGGTTCCGTACGGCCGCCCAGGTGCCGATCAACGTGGGCGACGCCGCGTACGACCCGCTCTTCCCCTACGGATGGGGGCTGCGGACCGACCCGGGCCGCGACCGCCTCAAGGCACTCAGGGACCGGCTGGCGCGCGGCGACGCGGCGTCGAAGGCGGCGGCGATGACGCTGACGGCCGCGCTTCCGGAACGCAACTGGACCACCGGCGGCGCGGTACGCGAGCCGCGCGTCGTGCTCGGCGCGGTGTCCGCCGCCGCGACGCTGCTGGACAGGTCAGGGACGGACACGTTCGCGCAGGGCGACACGCTCGTGTCGGTCGCCAGGGACGTGGCGCAGGCCACCGGGAGACGTCCGGACCTGCAGGCGGAGGCCGACCACGAGCTGGCGGCCGGTCACCTGAGTAAGGCGGTGGCCCTCCTGGCACGGGCGGCCCGCTGACCCTCCGACGACGGCAGGACCGGCCCATCGCGGGCCGGTCCTCGCCGTCTACCGCCTGCAGAGGCAGAACGGATGCCCCGCCGGGTCGAGGAAGACCCGGAACCCGTCGTCCTCGCTGGGCTGGTGCTCGTGCTTGGTCCCGCCGATCTCGAGCACCGCCTTCTCGGCCTGGTCCATGTCGTCGACCAGCACGTCGAGGTGGAGCTGCTGCGGCCGCTCCGAGCGCGGCCAGAGCGGCGGGCGGTAGTCCTCCACCTTCTGGAACGCCAGCCGCCCGGACGAGCCGCCGTCGCTTACCGACACCCACCCGTCCTCGTCCGACGCGATGCTCCACCCCAGCAACCGGGCGTAGAACTCGCCCAGCTCG from Nonomuraea muscovyensis includes the following:
- a CDS encoding VOC family protein; protein product: MKGIAEYHSTVLDCADPRELGEFYARLLGWSIASDEDGWVSVSDGGSSGRLAFQKVEDYRPPLWPRSERPQQLHLDVLVDDMDQAEKAVLEIGGTKHEHQPSEDDGFRVFLDPAGHPFCLCRR